TGTAGTACCATTCTCAACCTGACGGAAACGCAACTCCAGATACTTATCCTCCATCTGTTTATCTCTGATCTGATCAATCTGTGTCAGTCTGACATGAAGTTCTGCCAACAGACTCCCATTATCGAAGAGACTAGGTCGAGCGAATATCACTCTCAGATcggtcatagccctacggcttaaGCATCGACCatcacattagccttaccaggatggtactcGAGAgtgcagtcgtaatccttaagcagttcaacccatctacgttgcctaaggttcaactccttctgagtgagaagATATTTGAGTCTTTTGTGATAAGTGTAAATAGTACACCTCTCACCGCACAGGTAATCCCTCCAGATTTTCAGAGCGAAGACAAttgctgccaactccaaatcctGTGTCGGATAGTTAGCCTTATGAGTCTTGAGCTGTTGAGACGCATAAGCAACTACCTTACcgtcttgcattagaacacaaccCAGACCCATGTACGACGCATTACTATATACCACAAAGTCTTTACCGGGCTCAGGCTACATCATAACAGGAGCCTGAGTAAAGACAGTCTTGACCTTATCAAAGCTCTCCTGCTGAGCATCAGTCCCAATGAAAGGAACTCCCTTATGCAAAAGCTTAGTCATCGGCGCAGCGATTAAAGAGAACCTCTATGTGAAACGTTGATAATATCCTACCATTCCTAGGAAGCTGAGGGTCTTAGACGCATTCTTCGGCCATTTCCAATTGAACATCGCTTCGATCTTATGAGGATCAACTCGAAtccctcagcagaaaccacatgacccaaaaaggtTACTTCTCGGAGCCAGAATTCACACTCGTtgaacttcacatacaactgTTTCCCACGAagaatctgtagaaccactctgAGATGCTCATCGTGCTGATCCTCTATcttagaatacaccaaaatgtcgtcaataaataccaccacaaattggTCTAGATATGGTTGAAACACACGGTTCATCAAGTTCATAAAtgccgctggtgcattagtcaactcAAAGAGCATAACTAgtaactcataatgtccatagcTAGTCGTAAATGCCGTCTTATGTACATCGACCTCCTTAAATCTCAAATAATgttaacccgatctcagatcgaTCTACGAAAACACAGAAGCCGCTTTGAATTGGTCGAATAAGTCATCTATCCTCGGaagcggatacttattcttgatcgttaGCTTGTTGAACtgacggtagtcgatacacatcctcattgtccCATCTTTCTTTGTCACGAATAGAACAGTGCTCCTCACGGAGACACATTGGGACGAATGAACCCACGGTCTGAcagttcttgaatctgagccttaagctatTGAACCAAGTCTATAGTAACTTACCAAATGCGCTAAACCAGAAAAGAAGAAAAGCAATTTGACCCACACccaacaaaagccgaaaaccaagATTCGACAGAAGCAAGGCTGGCGCAACCACTTTTCTAGCAAAAATCAGTAACATAGGGTGCTAGGTAAAATAGATTATCACAacagaaagagggaagaaaacaTTAACTAAGCATTCGAACCTGAGATGAGATATTTGGCTCACCAACACAAAAGTGCAAAGAGAATAATACCAAAAGAATGATATGAGAGGAAGTGTATTCAATTTTTACAACACAAGAAGAGACGCTCAGTAAAAGTTGAAGGAAACGAGAGAGAAGAGAAATAGATATTCGGCCTCTGCTCCAAAAAAGATGATGACGGCACAAAGCCGATTGAGAGGGAAAAAATGGTATTCGATTAAGTGTACAATGATGAGCACGTTAGGTAGAATAGTAGATGAAAAGAGATTCGGCTATCAGTCGAGAAATGGCCAAAAGGGGAAAGCAAAACCGAAAAGAATACAGAAGGAGAAAAATACCCGAATGGTCACACTTAGAATTCGGCTTCCAAACAAAACCTCAACCCAAAGAAAGAAAAGGAGCAAAAAGGAGAGCTAAAACCACACAATTTTGGCCCTAAGAGTATTGGGAATCCACAACAAGCCGAATGGTTGAGGAGAATCCCACTTTGGCACTACCACTTCCCTACCCCTTGATCCACTCCACGAATATCTCCCCAAATCTCTCCTCTAGTCCCTCAACTGGCCAATACAAACCCCTTTCAAACTCCTCCTAAAATTTGGCTACACATTCCCCTCCCCTTCAAACACTCCAACCGCCCACTAGCTTTAGAGTTCTTCTAATACTCAACTTCTTATAAGGCACAGTTAGTAAAAAGACACCCCTTGGGCGCAGTAAGACTCAAACTCAAGTCCCTTAGCATTAGTAACACACTATTATCCCTTGGACTGGCAAGCTTGTTATGACTTGATATCCCCACACTTATTGAAAAACACACTATCTAGAACCCATGGTTtattcaaatttaacaaaaattttgctaaagcccaggtttaaACCCAAGACTTCCCACACTTTTCaggcacttaaccactaaagcaagcaAGCATGAACGCAACATACCATACAGATTTAAATGCTTAGATTTTggagcgttacaactctaccccctaaatgaaaatttcggcctcgaaatttacctgatcaaaataggtgagggtattgttgtcgcatcgcctcctcGGGTTCCTACATGGCTTCCTCAGAtctgtgattacgccaaagtaccttAACCAGTGGGATAGACTTCTTCCTTAACACTTTTACATCACGCTCTAAAATCTGAactggctcttcctcaaaagtcagatctggtctaacctTAATCTCCTCAGTCGAGACAATGTGCGCAGGATCAGAGCGGTAACGCCTTAGCATGGAGAcctgaaacacatcatgaatccgatccaattctggaggtaactcaagttgataggcaaccaGTCCCACTTGCTTCAGTatgcgataaggcccaatgaacctagggcttaacttgcccttctgtCCAAACcttagtaccttcttccatggtgagaccttgagaaagatGAAATCCCCCATAGAATATTCAATTTCCTTACACTTtagatctgcatatgacttctatcTATTAGATGACGCCTTCAATTGATCCTGAATCAGTTTAACTTTGTCTTCGATATctgaaaccaactcaggacctaGCACACGCCGCTCACCTAACTTAGTCCAACaagaaggagtacgacacctacgaccatataatgcctcgtaaggtgccatctgtatgctagactggtagctattgttatacgcaaactctgcTAGCGGTAAGTAGTCCTCCTAACTGCCTCAGAAATCTATTAcataactccttaacatgtcctccagtatctgaatcgccctctctgactgaccatctgtctgaggatggaacgcagtactgaagtctaaccttgtaCCCAGTGTttcatgcagcttcttccaaaaatgagacgtgaaacgaggatccttatcagatattatagaaatcggtaccccatgcaatTTCACTATCTTAGCCGCATACAATTTAGCCAGTTATTGCAACAAGTAATCAGTacaaactggtatgaaatggaCAGATTTGGTCAATTGGTCCACGATGACctatactgaatccttcttagtaggcgttaagggtagcccactaacgaAGTTCATAGTCACTTACTCCCACTTCCACAAcgaaatcttaactggctgaagcaaccctgaaggtaactggggtttagccttaacctgctgacaagtaaggcatttacccacgaagtcggtaacttcacgtttaagacctggccaccaatataactcacgaaggtctcggtacatcttatttcgGCTAGGATACGTAGCATAAGGACTACTTGTGcctcttgcagtatagactgTCTCAAACCATTATCATTTAGTACATAGACTCTCCTGCagaaacaaagtaccccttcgTTATTCAGTCAAAAATCTGAAGTTTCCACACTCTCAATATGCTAGAATCGAGGACCCAgggactcatcctccaactattTATCCTTAATCTGTTCAATCCACATCGGTTTAACTTGGAGCTCGGCCAATAGACTTCCATCATAAATAAGCTAAGTCGAGCGAACAtcgccctcagatcagtcataaCCCTACGGCTCAATgcgtcagccaccacattggccttaccaggatggtactcaatagaacagtcataatccttaagcagctcaatccatctacgctgcctaagatttagctccttctgagtaaggagatacttgaggcttttgtgatccgtgcaaatgatacacttctcaccatacaggtaatgcctccaaattttcagtgcaaataccaccacagccaactccaagtcatgtgtcagatagtttgccttatgcgtcttaagctgacgagatgcataagccaccatcttaccttcttgcatcaacacacatcctaaaccaacatgtgatgcatcactgtagacagtgAATTTTTTCCTAGACTCTGGCTGTATTAAGACAACGGCCTCAGTCAGAACCTttttaagtttctcaaaactctcttgctgcttACCAGTCCAGTTAAACGACACCCCTTTACgtaacaacttagtcagaggtgcagtaATTAATGAAAACCTCtccacaaaacgtctataataccctgccaaacccaaaaaacttcGAAATCAGATACCgacttaggctgcttccaatccagaacaacttcaatttttcgaggatcaaccctaatcctatcagcagataccacatgaccaagaaaAGTTACCTCTCGTAGCCAGAATTTACACTTGCTGAATTTAACGTACAATTTTTTTTCCCTCAGAAGTTGTAGAACCACttggagatgttcatcatgttcatcttcaATTCTCAAATACACTAGAATGTCATTtataaacaccactacgaaccaATCTaggtagggctggaacactcagttcatcaaatccataaaagtcgTTAGTGCATTCATCAGtctaaacggcatcactaggaactcgtaatgaccataacgagtcctaaacgtcatcttgtaaacatcagtctccttgaccctcagttgatggtatCTAGATTGAAGATCTATTTTAGTGAAAACTGAAGCTCCATGGAACTgatcgaatagatcatcaatcctcggtagatggtatttattcttaacagtcaatttattcaattgccGGTAgccgatgcacatacgcatggatccatccttctttttctcAAATAACACCAGCACTCCTcacagagacacactagggcggatgaacccTCAATCTAGTAACTCTTAAATCTGAGCTTTAAGCTCCTCGAGCTCTTTCGGTGCCCTTCTATAAGGGGagatagacaccggagctgtaccaggcaAGAGCTTAATCCCAAACTCTACTTCAcggtttggaggtaacccaggtagtTCAATCTGAAAAATCCTTAGCCGTTCTGATATCTTTAACAGTAGAAACCTCAGAATCAGAAACACCAACATAGGCTaaatacgcctcacaacccttacaaaCCAATTTCTCGTCCCtaagtgcagaaatcacatttgacaaataattCTAACGCTCCCCAATTACCACTACCTCAACACCCTCTGCAGTTTTAGTATCACCCATtaagcagcacaatccaaattcaCTTGATGTTTAACTAGCTAGTCCATACCCAGTATTAAGTCAAATTCTTCGAAAGGGAGTTCCATTAAATCCGCCAGAAAAATAGTCCcctgaacctccaaaggtacatcttTAAATAGTTTATTCACTCTTACTGACTGCCCTAAAggactcaacacagtaacctcactcgtagtgttttcaaccataatacccaaagtctcagacacagtgcATGCTATGTATGAATGCGTAGACCCAACATCCATCAATAcaatataaggtacattatggataaataacttacccgtaataacatctggggcatcTCTGTCCTCTTGGTGACGTGCAGCATACACCAGTGCCAGTAGCTACTGAACACCTCTGCCCAGTGCTCCACGACTACGGCCATAACATTTTCACCtctggcttgaccacggcctctcggtaGCTGTTGAACACCTCTCGGCGGCTGAGcagtacccataccagtagcttgcatctgatagggcctccatggacaatctctgatacggtgctccatagatccgcacctcaaacatgccctaATCCTTTTCCAGCACTCTCCCTGATGGCGTTTCCTATAATCTACTCAAGGCTGGGGTCTAATAGCAGCAACAGGAGGCCCAACTCTGACTAGCCCATCAACTctgacctttttcttaggcctctgaaatgaacttgagggctctgaatccctcttgttcctaccctTTTCCTTCTCACGGCTCTGGCGCTCGACGCGCTTCACGTTTTCGATGATCTTCACCTTATCGACCAAAGCAGCAAAATATCGCTCCCTCTATAAAGCTATTAGAATCCTTAAACTATCCCTGAGATTGTCCTCGAAATGAACACaatgctcatattcagttgccaccatctCACGTGCATAGCAGCTTAATTGTAGAAATTCAGACTCATATTTAGCCACAATTTATCCCCTTgggtcaaattcaaaaattctattctttgggcatccacataactagcgcccATATACTTTCCTTGGAATGTagttttgaaaaattaccaaGTCAACTGGTCGGGCTGAGTACCTTCTTtcactgtaagccaccactgataggcttcatctcgtagcaacgaaagtgcaccttttagtttctactCTGGGGTGCAGTCAAGGTTATCCATGATCCTCTTTGTGGCCTCAATCAAATATTcaaccacattaggggcaactctagtAATACCCCTAAAAATATCAGCCCCATTAGACTTGAGTCGTTCCGTCACCGACCCATGGCCCACAGTACCAGTATTAGGCCCAACAACCCTCTCCAAAATTcgcaacatagcttgggacagtgcgtcgtccccagctgcACGATCGTGTGACCTAGTCTCAATCACAGGTGAAGACAGTGCCTCCCTAGCTTCATTGTTAGGCATATATCTAGATGCCAaagacccagcccgagcacctccacggcctctgccacggcctcttgtaccctttccacgagtacctctggtgcttaTTATCAATTTATACGTTATctaaattagaaattttatgcatcagtttacgattccagtgtttattatagGATATTTTCTGAAAAATATTATCAGTAATTTAGAGTTTTGTTTTTACAGATCGCAGTATTGACTACAGTTTTAGGTTAACCTAAACAGGGTATTTCGATACAGTCTACTGCCTACCATGGTTTtagtatttcaatttaaacaaataGTAGTTTTAGAGAACTAACAGAGTCGGCACCggagactcgatgtaccacaCACCCAATAAAATATTTCCAAGTATTTCAGATCATTCAAAATAGTTCATTTCCGAGAGTTCAAGTTTAAAAGAAActcaaatccacagtcgagttttgcaacctgactctgataccactaaatataacaccccaaacccggcctagatgttatggccgaattcgcGGTGTTACATTGAAGTGAATTTCAAAAAACATAGTTCTATACTAAAAAACTTGTCATGATCTTTACCAAAAATTTAGAATAACTTGCTCATTGTTAAACTCTAGTTGGTTTAGCACAGTGTTAATTATATTAGACTGTTATTGTACTTTTAAAAAAAACTAGGATTGTTTCGGAAGCTTTTTGAAATATGTTGCAATAACATGGTGTTTTGAAATGCATTTATCTCTTTGAAAAACCGCAGCCTACTTTTATCAGATATGATTCAAAGTAaataaatcccaaaataaaaaactgtaaaaggccttattacaaaacaaaaacccaaattaaattacttataaaataaaagactaaAGGAAGCAAAAATAGTTGTGTGGTTACCATCGAGTCTCTCGCACCACAGATCcgtctaaggattacctgcacaaaaaatcagaagggtgagtttaagtaaactcagtgtgtaatcccttaacaaaTAGTCAGTCAAACAATAGGCAAATACAGTTTGGGCTTCAGCCCATTTCAGTGATAGTCCAGTATCAGTTAGGGCTATAGCCCAttacagtgtgggccttagcccattatagtaacagtaacagtaatgcaatcagaaatcctacccatccattcTCTACATCCActtcgtccagccctacactccatatggggataaaatcgacccacctatccctacactccaaaatatagcaccggttaCGGCACTAAAGAGTTGTTGCAGCAGAGTTGccaatacagtacacttcctccaaatataataacccaaccctatgcaatatgtcatgtcataatatcatacgtgaatACAAATCATGTCTCGCTTGATTACAGTCATACATATCAAAGGGGTATATCAGTCagttacctcataggggtataacggttatttcatcaaattagggtctaggtatacttaccaacccaacagtaTGTCCACAGTCATTTCggacgacctgtgcaaccttaacagtcaaacagtgaaaatgggcccaaagcccataatgtagcctatgtgggcccacacacccgtgtggcccacaaagcccaaaaataGCTTTGGCCGCGTAAGctacatagcctggcccaataatctccactcATCTGAGTGATTTACCCATGTATGGCCCACGAGCTcgtggggcccacatggcccattttgacccaacgtggcccaaaacgacCTACGCCCATGAAATCACTCATAGAGGCCTTTACGATCAAACCCCTACGTTTCACGCATTCGGTTTACCACACGAGCAAGCGCACGCTCGTATAGTGTCAATAGTCATACTTTTCTGGCTTTTGCTGGTCTACGTTTATAGCAGTATGGTTACACATCTGGTTGCAAAAACGTGCGAATTAGCCCACCTGTACTCCAACCTATTACAACAGAAGCTTCGGTTAAATACCTAACAAACGAGTTGAAAGAAACCCTAACCAAAACTTGTTCGAGAGATTACCTACTATCGCCTTGATCTATCGCACTCAAACCGTTGCAAGAAGTCGCTCATAATCCTTAATGATCACCTGTACCCCAATCACAACTTGTTAACTATCACCCTACATGCAAGCCGTTGAACCAAGTCTATAGTAACTTACCGAATGCGCTAAgccaaaaaaggagaaaaacAAATCGGCCTACACCCAACAAAAGTCGAAAACCAAGATTCGACAAAAGCAAGGCTGACACAACCACTTTTCTAGCAAAAATCAGTAACATAGAAGGGTGTTAGGTAAAATAGATTATCACAacagaaagagggaagaaaacaTTAACTGAGCATTTTGAacgtgagatgagatattcggcTAACCAACACAAAAGTGCAAAGAGAAGAGAATCGAAAGAACGATATGAGAGGAAGTGTATTCAGTTTTTACAATACAAGAAGAGACGCTCGATAAAAGCTAAAAGAAACGAGAGAGAAGAGAAAGGGATATTCAGCCTCTGCTCCAAAAAAGATGATGACGGGACAAAACCGATTGAGAGGGAAAAAAATGGCATTCGGTTAAGAGTACAAGCATAAGCACGTTAGGTAGAATAGTAGATGAAAAGAGATTCAGCTATCAGTAGAGAAATGGTTGAAAGGGGAAAGCAAAACCAAAAAGAATGCAGAAGGAGAAAAATACCCGAATGGTCACACTTAGAATTCGGCTACCAAACAAAACCTAAAcccaaagaaagaaaaagtgcAAAAAGGAGAGCAAAAACCACACAATTTCGGCACTAAGAGTCTATGACCGAATTTGCCTAATGGGAATCCACAACAAGCCGAATGGTTGAGGAGAATCCCACTTCAGCACCACCACTCCCCTACTCCTTGATCCACTCCTCAAATATCTCCCCAAATCTCTCCTCTAGTCCCTCAATCGACAAATTCAAATCCCTTTCAAACTCCTCCTAAAATTAGGCCACACATTCTCCTCCCTctcaaacactccaaccgccCACTAGCTTCAGAGTTCTATTGATACTCAACTTCCTATATAGTACAGTAGCAAAAGGACACCCCTTGCGCGCAgtaggactcgaactcaagtccctTAGCATTAGTAACACGCTATTATCCCTTGGACCAGCAAGCTTGATGACTTGATATCCCCACTTATTTAAAAACCCATTATCCAGAACCCAGAGTTTTAttcaaattttacaaaaaatttgcTAAaacctaggtttgaacccaagacttcccaCACTTctcaaacacttaaccactaaagcaagcaAGCATGAATACAACACAACATACAGATTTAAATGTTTAGATTTTGGGGTATTATAGTCATCTCTTTCAGTGCCATTCGGTAAGGGGTGATAGGCACCAGATCTGTGCCAGGAATCAACTGAATCCCAAACTCCACCTCACGACTCGGAGGCAACCTCGGTAgctcctcaggaaacacatctcgAAAATCCATCACTGTTTTGATGTCTTTAACCAAAGAGTCCCTAGAATCAGAAATACTGACAtaggccaagaatgcctcacaCCCTTTCTGAACCAACTTTTTCGCTACCAAAGCGGAGATTACATTAGTCAGGTAGTCTCGTCATTCCCCAATCACCACTACCTCACTGTCCTCCTCGATCCTTAAGACAACTCTTTTCATCGTACAATCCAGACTCACCCGGtatttaaccagccagtccattcccaaaaccAAATCAAACTCCCCAAACGAAAGCTCCATTAAATCAACCAGAAATATCGTCCCTTAGACCCCTAGTGGAACGTCTCTAAATAGTTTACTCACTTAGATAGACTATCCCAGCAAACTCACAATAGTTATCTCGCTAGAAGTACTAGCTACATAAGAGTGCATAGAGCCTATATCTATCAATGCCaaataaggtacattataaattaaaaacatacCCGTTATGACGTCCGTCGCATCTCTATCCTCACGGCAACAAGCAGCATAAACAAGTGCAGGCTGCCTTGCCTCtgcatgtccagcacctctgcctagTGCTCTCTGTCCACGGCCCATGTCATTACCACCTCTTGCCTAACCACGACCTCTAGATGGCTGCTGAATTACTCTCGGCAGCTGCGTAGTACCAGTACCCGTAGCTTGTATCTGATCGGTTCTCAGCGAACAATCTCTAACATGATGCTCAATGGACCCACATCTCAGACATGCCCTAGTAGTCCTCCAACACTCACTTAGGTGGCGTCTACCACAATGTCCACAAAGTGCCACCCCAGTAGGTGCCACAAGGGGCCCAACCTTCACTGGCCCATCTGACCTGACCTTTTTCTTAGGACTCATCCCGAAACTCGAGGGCTCCAAATCCTTCTTACTCTTCCCCTTCTCTCGATTTTGGCAGTTAGTGCTCTTTACCTCTTCGACGATTTTTTCCTTCTCAACCAGAGTAGAAAAGTCACTCTCCTTCTACGGAGCTATCAGGACTCGAAAACTATTCCTGAGACCATCTTCAAATCGGATACAACGCTCATACTCAGTCATCACCAAGCCTCACGCATAATGGGTCAACCTCAGGAACTCGGCCTTATACTCAGCCACTGAACGGTCTCCCTAGGTGAGATTAAGGAACTCACACCTCCTGGCAATAATGTAGCTGGCCCTCACATACTTACCCTAGAACATAGTCTTAGAATAATCCTAGGTCAATCGGTTGGGCTAAGTGCCCTCCTTAACCGTGAGCCACTACTGGTATGCCTCGTTACGTAACAGAGAAACAGCCCCCTTAAGCTTATGCTCAGTAGTAAAATCCAGGTTGTCCATAATTCTCTCCAtggcctccatccagtactcagccacattaggggaaaCTCCAACGACACCCCTGAATAACTCAAATTTCACTAGACAGAGTCGTTCAGAATCGATCCACGGCCCCAGATCCAAagattgggcccagcga
Above is a genomic segment from Gossypium arboreum isolate Shixiya-1 chromosome 8, ASM2569848v2, whole genome shotgun sequence containing:
- the LOC108468721 gene encoding uncharacterized protein LOC108468721, translated to MGLGCVLMQDGKVVAYASQQLKTHKANYPTQDLELAAIVFALKIWRDYLCGESRRAMTDLRVIFARPSLFDNGSLLAELHVRLTQIDQIRDKQMEDKYLELRFRQVENGTTMEFRINKDRVLCFHDRICVPNDEDLRQSILREAHSSPYTMHPSGNKMYRDLQDVYWWPGLKREVTDFVARSLTCQQVKAKH